The proteins below come from a single Triticum aestivum cultivar Chinese Spring chromosome 5D, IWGSC CS RefSeq v2.1, whole genome shotgun sequence genomic window:
- the LOC123122275 gene encoding 30S ribosomal protein S31, mitochondrial: MALRMAAAAFVRRLAPARPPALLAEGEAVTCGRGDKKTKRGKRFKGSYGNSRPKREKKIERIKDRVEVPRSTPWPLPFKLI; encoded by the coding sequence ATGGCGctgcggatggcggcggcggcgttcgtgcGGCGCCTGGCGCCGGCGCGCCCCCCGGCGCTCCTGGCGGAGGGGGAGGCCGTGACGTGCGGGCGCGGGGACAAGAAGACCAAGCGCGGGAAGCGGTTCAAGGGCTCCTACGGCAACTCGCGGCCGAAGCGGGAGAAGAAGATCGAGCGCATCAAGGACCGCGTCGAGGTGCCCCGCTCCACCCCGTGGCCCCTCCCCTTCAAGCTCATCTGA